From Pseudomonadota bacterium, one genomic window encodes:
- a CDS encoding bifunctional riboflavin kinase/FAD synthetase, which translates to MKVINNIDSIKNPFKNAVVTIGNFDGVHIGHQALFHAVIEKADAINGTSVAITFNPHPIKILRQNGRLPLITIHEQKIELIEKTGLDVLICIPFTPKFAQLPALEFVRDLLINKVGMKAIVVGNDYAFGKNREGNTEFLKACSKEYGFEVIVADWVSVTNTMPGRISSTKIRNLVEDGNVAEAQQLLGRYYQVRGIVATGRDRGGKLLGFPTANLQIVDELCPQKGVYAVTVEYNGLKYKGVANIGYSPTFDDHIFTIEVHMLEFNENIYGKNIRINFVERIRDELKFSGISELSEQIKKDIDKARSILSL; encoded by the coding sequence ATGAAAGTTATAAATAACATTGATTCAATTAAAAATCCATTTAAAAATGCCGTAGTAACTATAGGAAATTTTGATGGAGTACATATAGGTCACCAGGCACTTTTCCATGCAGTTATTGAAAAAGCAGATGCTATAAACGGAACATCAGTAGCTATCACCTTTAATCCGCACCCGATTAAGATTTTAAGACAAAACGGGCGACTTCCGCTTATTACAATTCATGAGCAGAAAATTGAACTTATTGAAAAAACAGGGCTGGATGTCTTGATATGTATTCCTTTTACTCCAAAATTTGCTCAATTACCGGCATTGGAATTTGTAAGGGATTTGCTTATTAATAAGGTAGGAATGAAAGCTATTGTTGTTGGAAACGATTATGCTTTCGGTAAAAATCGGGAAGGAAATACCGAATTTTTAAAAGCTTGCTCTAAGGAATATGGCTTTGAAGTTATTGTGGCTGACTGGGTATCGGTTACAAATACAATGCCCGGACGAATCAGCAGCACAAAAATTCGCAACCTTGTAGAAGATGGCAATGTGGCAGAAGCACAACAGCTTCTTGGCAGATATTACCAGGTAAGGGGGATAGTTGCCACAGGCCGTGACAGGGGAGGCAAACTTCTTGGTTTTCCTACTGCAAATTTACAGATAGTAGATGAGTTATGTCCCCAAAAAGGAGTTTATGCCGTAACTGTTGAATATAATGGATTAAAGTATAAAGGCGTAGCAAACATTGGTTACAGTCCCACATTTGATGATCATATTTTCACTATCGAAGTTCATATGCTTGAATTTAATGAAAATATATATGGCAAGAACATCAGAATAAATTTTGTTGAAAGAATCAGAGATGAGTTGAAGTTTTCCGGCATTTCGGA
- a CDS encoding molybdopterin molybdotransferase MoeA: MKDFFKVIDLDKVFEYISLFETVETEEISLKNTHWRILAENIIADADLPPFLRSTMDGYAVCASSTFGASEENPAYLNVAGQIAMGETPSFSVMQGEAARISTGGMLPNGADSVVMIEHTEILDEKTIEIYKSIAPGHNIIEKGEDFLKGNVMLAKGRRIRPQETGLLAAFGIEKVKVYKKPVISIISTGDEVVPVSKIPRFGQIRDINSYTLSDQVAEAGGIPLTFGIVKDNYNNLLDICKKALLESDMVLISGGSSVGARDFTIEVLSNLPDSEIIVHGISISPGKPTILARSGKKAIWGIPGHVVSAMVVFTAVVKPFIEKISGNNLQPNIPSISAQLTRNIASAQGRTDYIRVRLTEEEGIVLAEPVLGKSGLINTMVKADGFIKIGVNTEGLEKGSMVRVIFQ, from the coding sequence ATGAAAGATTTTTTTAAAGTTATAGATCTGGATAAAGTTTTTGAATATATTTCTTTGTTTGAAACTGTTGAAACAGAGGAAATTTCTCTAAAAAACACACATTGGCGGATTCTTGCAGAAAATATTATTGCAGATGCCGATCTTCCTCCTTTTCTTCGTTCAACTATGGATGGCTATGCTGTCTGTGCTTCTTCGACATTTGGCGCATCAGAGGAAAATCCGGCATATCTGAATGTTGCAGGGCAAATAGCAATGGGCGAAACCCCTTCATTTTCGGTTATGCAGGGGGAAGCTGCCAGAATATCAACAGGCGGAATGCTTCCAAATGGTGCTGACAGCGTTGTTATGATTGAACATACGGAAATATTGGATGAAAAAACAATAGAAATATATAAAAGCATCGCACCCGGGCATAATATAATCGAAAAAGGAGAGGATTTTCTTAAAGGAAATGTGATGCTTGCAAAGGGCAGAAGAATTAGACCGCAGGAAACCGGATTGCTTGCCGCTTTCGGAATAGAAAAAGTAAAAGTTTATAAAAAGCCTGTAATCAGTATAATTTCAACCGGGGACGAGGTAGTGCCAGTTTCAAAGATTCCTCGTTTTGGGCAAATAAGAGATATAAATTCATATACTCTTTCAGACCAGGTTGCGGAAGCTGGAGGGATTCCTTTAACTTTTGGAATAGTTAAAGATAATTATAATAATCTTTTGGATATATGCAAAAAAGCTCTTTTGGAGTCTGATATGGTTCTGATTTCCGGAGGAAGTTCTGTAGGTGCCCGCGATTTTACAATTGAGGTGTTATCTAATCTTCCGGATTCCGAGATAATTGTTCATGGTATTTCTATCAGTCCCGGTAAACCGACAATTCTTGCAAGGTCAGGCAAAAAGGCAATATGGGGTATTCCCGGACATGTGGTTTCCGCTATGGTTGTTTTTACCGCAGTAGTTAAGCCCTTTATTGAAAAGATTAGCGGGAATAATTTGCAACCTAACATTCCCTCTATTTCTGCACAACTTACAAGAAATATTGCTTCAGCCCAGGGAAGAACCGATTATATCAGGGTTCGACTGACTGAAGAAGAAGGTATCGTATTGGCAGAACCTGTTTTGGGAAAATCCGGTCTGATAAATACTATGGTCAAAGCAGATGGGTTCATAAAAATCGGTGTAAACACTGAAGGGCTTGAAAAAGGTTCAATGGTACGGGTCATATTTCAGTAA